One window of Clostridia bacterium genomic DNA carries:
- a CDS encoding GntR family transcriptional regulator, translating to MIQIDFRDTRSIYEQIEQGLRELIIKGILPKDSQLPSVRELSVQLTVNPNTVQRAYKELENKGFVYSVKGKGSFVAGLTEDATDPRRKELLAEIEKLSKELKYLNTPLKNVTEAVEKAFKEGDGEK from the coding sequence ATGATACAAATTGACTTCAGAGACACGCGTTCCATATACGAACAAATCGAGCAGGGTTTAAGAGAGCTGATTATCAAGGGCATTTTGCCAAAGGACAGCCAGCTACCCTCGGTACGGGAGCTTTCGGTACAGCTTACCGTAAACCCGAACACGGTGCAAAGGGCGTATAAGGAGCTGGAAAACAAGGGCTTTGTGTACAGCGTAAAGGGAAAGGGAAGCTTTGTGGCAGGGCTGACAGAGGATGCCACCGACCCACGGAGAAAAGAACTGCTTGCAGAGATTGAAAAGCTTTCCAAAGAACTGAAATATTTAAACACACCCTTAAAAAACGTTACGGAAGCGGTGGAAAAAGCCTTTAAGGAGGGAGACGGAGAAAAATGA